Sequence from the Sphingobium indicum B90A genome:
CAGCCATGAACTCAAGAACCCCATCGCCTCGCTGCGTTCCGCGCTGGACGCGCTGGACCGGGTGGACAAGCCGGAACTGCGCGCCCAGTTGATGGCCATCGCGCAGGACGATGTGCGGCGGCTGGACCGGCTGGTCACGGACATTGCGGAGGCGTCCCGCATCGACGCCCAATTGTCGCGCACCCGGTTCGAGCCGATCGACCTGGGCCTGCTGATCGAGCGGATGGTGGTCGCCCGCGAAGCCCGCGGCGTGCCCCGCGGCGTCCGCCTGGCCTTCGCCCGCCCGCGCCGGAACGTTGCCGTGGTGCTGGGCGAGGAACAGCGGATCGTCCGCGTGCTCGACAACCTCATCGACAATGCGATCTCCTTCTCCCCCGACGGCGGGCTGGTCCAGATCGTCGCGACGGTGGCGGACAATGAAGTTCTGGTCAGCGTGGAGGACGAAGGCCCCGGCGTCCCGCAATCCGAACGCGAACATGTCTTCCGCCGCTTCCACAGCGTCCGCCCGGAAAGCGAGGCGTTCGGCAAGCATAGCGGCCTGGGCCTCGCCATCGCCCGCTCCATCGTGGAGGGGCACCAGGGCAAGATCAGCATCGCCGACCGCCAGGACGCGCAAAGCGGCGCCTGCTTCATCATGCGCCTGCCCATGGCGGTGGAACGCGATCCGGGCATCGTTTCGGAATAAGGCGGCGGTAAAAAGCAAACCTCTCCAAATCCTCCCCATCGGGAGATGGGGAGGGGGACCGCGCGAAGCGTGGTGGAGGGGAATGGGGCACGACCTCCGAATTTCCCCTCCACCATGCTTCGCATGGTCCCCCTCCCCACGCTCCGCGTAGGGAGGATTTGATAACCGCACCATAATGGGAACCCCCTCGGTTAATTCGATTTCCCCCAGCGCCAAGACGGGCTAATATGACGTCAAAGCGATAAGGCGATATGGCGTCGACACCCTCTTGCGAAACCCTGCATGCGACCAGCGTGGCGATTGACGGCCGGGCCGTGCTGCTCTGCGGCCCCAGCGGCATGGGCAAGTCCGACCTGGCGCTGCGCTTGATCGATCGCGGCGCGGTGCTGGTCAGCGACGATTATACCCGCCTGCTGGAGATTGAGGGCCGCCTGTTCGCCCGCGCCCCCGACCGGATCGCCGGGATGATGGAGGTGCGCGGCCTGGGCCTGGTCGACATGCCCCATGCGGACAACGCCCCCGTCGCCCTGGCCGTCGACCTGAGCGACGCGGTGGAGCGCATGCCGCCGCAAACCGTGCAACGATCGATCGCGGGCGTCGACATCCCCGTCGTCCGCCTCGCCCCGTTCGAAGCGTCCGCCCCGATCAAGGTGGAACTCGCAGTCAGGAACATGGGCCTGAAGAGCGCGAGCCCATCGTGAGTTTCGAAACGCCGAAGACCATATTGCTCGTTTCCGGCCTGTCGGGCGCGGGCAAGACCACCGCGCTCAAGACGCTGGAGGACATGGGCTGGGAAGTGGTCGACAATCTGCCGCTGGTGCTGCTCGACCGGCTGCTCGACACCCCCCTGCCGGAGGGGCATGAGGAGGGGACGGACCGTCCGCTGGCGCTGGGCATCGATGCGCGGACCAGGGGCTTCGACGCCGCCGCCATCGTCCAGCGGATCAAGGCGCTGCGCTCCCGCCACGGCCATGATGTCGAGACGCTGTTCCTCGACTGCTCCGGCGCCGAGCTGGAGCGCCGCTTCGCCGAGACGCGCCGCCGCCACCCGCTGGCGACCGACCGCCCCGCCCGCCACGGCATCGCCCGCGAACGGGAACTGACCGAACCGCTGCGCCGCTGGGCCAATCAGGTGATCGACACCAGCAGCCTCACCAGCAACGGCTTGCAGCAGGAAATCCGCAACCGCTTCTCCCGCGAGGGGCTGTCGGACCCGGTGCTGACGATCATGTCCTTCGGCTATTCGCGGGGCGTGCCGCTGAACGCCGACCTGGTGTTCGACATGCGCTTCCTGCGCAACCCGCATTGGGAGGAGGCGCTGCGGCCCAAGACCGGCCTGGACCCCGACGTCGCCGCCTATGTCATGGCGGACCCCGCCTATGAGGAGGCCGTCCAGCGGATCGAACAATTGCTGACGCTGCTGCTGCCCCGCTATGCGGAGGGCGGGAAAAGCTACATTACCGTGGCGTTCGGCTGCACCGGGGGCCGCCATCGGTCGGTCCATGTCGCCGAACGCATCGCCAGAGACTTGCAAGATGCGGGCTTTTCGCCCACGGTCTCGCACCGCAATATGGAATCAGCGCCCCAGGACGCCCTGGAGAAGCGCGCACCGGGAGGCCCGAAAGCGTAATCCATGAAGAACAGGTGGGCCACGTAAGCAAGATGATTGGACTGGTACTCGTCACCCATGGGGCGCTGGCGACGGAATTCGTCGTCGCGATGGAACATGTGGTCGGTCCGCAGCAGCAGATCGAGACCATCTGCATCGGGCCGGAGGACGACATGGAGATGCGCCGCGCCGACATTGCGGACGCGGTCGCGCGCGTCAATGACGGGTCGGGCGTGATCCTGCTGACCGACCTGTTCGGCGGCACCCCGTCGAACCTGGCCATCTCCCTGCTGAAGGCGGGCGAGATAGAGGTGATCGCGGGCATCAACCTGCCCATGCTGATCCGCCTGGAAAGCGCGCGCAAGGTCATGGACGTGCGCCAGGCCGTGGCCGCGGCGCGGGAGGCGGGCCAGAAATATATCAGCGTTGCATCGGAACTGTTGGGCAGCACCACATGAGCGAAATCAGCCGGGAAGTCAGGATCAGCAACCGGCGGGGCCTCCACGCCCGCGCCAGCGCGAAATTCGTGACCCTGGCCAGCGGCCTGCCCGCGCAGATCACCGTGCGCAAGGACGGCAGCGAAGTCACCGGAACCTCCATCATGGGGCTGATGATGCTGGGCGCGGCGATGGGCGACAGCATCACGATCAGCGCCACCGGCCCGGAGGCGGCCGATTCGCTGGGCAAGCTGGTGACGCTGGTCGAGGACAAGTTCGGCGAGGAATGAGGCGGGTCGTGCCCGCCAAGTCTTTGTTAAACATCGCCAAGCCATTATCGTGAGATAAAGGTTCAACGAGAGTCGCGGGCCGCAGGACCGGCTGCGCCGGCCATTGAGGTGCATTGGCAATGCTCGATCCCAAGCTGACCGACGAACCGGCGCGCATGGCCGCGCTGGAACGCTACGACGTTCTAGACACGCCAAGGGAACCCTCCTTCGACCGCATCACCGATCTGGTCCGCAGCATTTTGGGCGTGCCGATTTCCGCCATCTCGCTGGTCGACGCCGGACGGCAATGGTTCAAGTCGCGGGCCGGTCTGGATGCCGGCGAAACCTCCCGCGACATCGCCTTTTGCGACCACACCATCCGCCAGCGGGCGCCGATGGTCGTCACCGACGCGCAGGAGGACGCCCGCTTCCGCGACAATCCGCTCGTCATGGGCGATCCCAATATCCGCAGCTATGCGGGCATCCCGCTGGAGACGCCGGACGGCTATAATATCGGCTCGCTCTGCGCCATCGACACCGTGCCGCGGGAATTCGACCCCGGCCAGATCGCCATCCTCAAGAATCTGGCCGCGCTGGTGGTCGAACAGTTGGAACTGCGCCGCATCGCCGAACGCGATCATCTGACCGGCGCGCTGACCCGCCGCGCCTTCCTCATCGAAATGAACCGCGCCATCGCCCTGTTCGAACGGCATCAGCGGCCCGCCAGCCTGCTGCTGTTCGACATCGATCATTTCAAGCGGATCAACGACACCCATGGCCATCCGGCGGGCGACCAGGTGATCCGGGGCATCGCCCGGCT
This genomic interval carries:
- a CDS encoding HPr kinase/phosphorylase: MASTPSCETLHATSVAIDGRAVLLCGPSGMGKSDLALRLIDRGAVLVSDDYTRLLEIEGRLFARAPDRIAGMMEVRGLGLVDMPHADNAPVALAVDLSDAVERMPPQTVQRSIAGVDIPVVRLAPFEASAPIKVELAVRNMGLKSASPS
- the rapZ gene encoding RNase adapter RapZ — its product is MSFETPKTILLVSGLSGAGKTTALKTLEDMGWEVVDNLPLVLLDRLLDTPLPEGHEEGTDRPLALGIDARTRGFDAAAIVQRIKALRSRHGHDVETLFLDCSGAELERRFAETRRRHPLATDRPARHGIARERELTEPLRRWANQVIDTSSLTSNGLQQEIRNRFSREGLSDPVLTIMSFGYSRGVPLNADLVFDMRFLRNPHWEEALRPKTGLDPDVAAYVMADPAYEEAVQRIEQLLTLLLPRYAEGGKSYITVAFGCTGGRHRSVHVAERIARDLQDAGFSPTVSHRNMESAPQDALEKRAPGGPKA
- a CDS encoding PTS sugar transporter subunit IIA, which encodes MIGLVLVTHGALATEFVVAMEHVVGPQQQIETICIGPEDDMEMRRADIADAVARVNDGSGVILLTDLFGGTPSNLAISLLKAGEIEVIAGINLPMLIRLESARKVMDVRQAVAAAREAGQKYISVASELLGSTT
- a CDS encoding HPr family phosphocarrier protein, which produces MSEISREVRISNRRGLHARASAKFVTLASGLPAQITVRKDGSEVTGTSIMGLMMLGAAMGDSITISATGPEAADSLGKLVTLVEDKFGEE
- a CDS encoding sensor domain-containing diguanylate cyclase, with amino-acid sequence MLDPKLTDEPARMAALERYDVLDTPREPSFDRITDLVRSILGVPISAISLVDAGRQWFKSRAGLDAGETSRDIAFCDHTIRQRAPMVVTDAQEDARFRDNPLVMGDPNIRSYAGIPLETPDGYNIGSLCAIDTVPREFDPGQIAILKNLAALVVEQLELRRIAERDHLTGALTRRAFLIEMNRAIALFERHQRPASLLLFDIDHFKRINDTHGHPAGDQVIRGIARLCTSLQRPSDSLGRLGGEEFGILLPETAEEDAASAAQRFCEAIAAAEIPGPPPLRVTVSFGVAELRGDWPTGESWLAVADMALYEAKRSGRNRVAVARHGAFHAA